One genomic segment of Oncorhynchus mykiss isolate Arlee chromosome 10, USDA_OmykA_1.1, whole genome shotgun sequence includes these proteins:
- the LOC110516113 gene encoding protein phosphatase 1K, mitochondrial, translated as MSASALIHLARSGGTQAMRQRGFLQTALVSVLPHQDDLPLQRPLHLGLLRASNTRFDPDSSGKPTTWDSFGIWDNRIDEPINLSPSIKYGKPIPKVSLSKVGCASLIGHRRENEDRFQVSQMTDNILYFAVFDGHGGPEAADFCDKYMEKYIKDLVAEEDNLEVVLTKAFLELDKALARHLHFFPHVVSAGSTATVALLRDGIELVVGSVGDSRAMLCRKAKALKLTSDHTPERKDEKERIKKSGGWVTWNSLGQPHVNGRLAMTRAIGDFDLKSTGVIAEPETKRISLHHVHDSFLALTTDGINFIMNSQEICDVINQCHDPKEAAQRISEQALQYGSEDNSTIIVVPFGAWGKQKNSETSYSFSRSFVSSGRWA; from the exons ATGTCAGCCTCCGCTCTCATCCACCTGGCCCGGTCGGGGGGGACTCAGGCCATGCGACAGAGGGGTTTCCTCCAGACAGCCCTAGTGAGTGTCCTACCCCATCAGGATGACCTCCCCCTCCAACGGCCTCTCCACCTGGGCCTGCTGCGGGCCAGCAACACACGCTTCGACCCGGACAGCAGCGGCAAGCCCACCACCTGGGACTCGTTCGGCATCTGGGACAACCGCATAGATGAGCCCATCAACCTGTCGCCCTCCATCAAGTATGGCAAGCCCATCCCCAAGGTCAGCCTGTCCAAGGTGGGCTGCGCCTCGCTCATCGGCCACCGGCGGGAGAATGAGGACCGCTTCCAGGTCTCCCAGATGACAGACAATATCCTCTACTTTGCCGTGTTTGACGGCCACGGAGGGCCTGAGGCGGCAGACTTCTGCGACAAGTACATGGAGAAGTACATTAA GGATCTTGTAGCAGAGGAGGACAATCTGGAAGTTGTTCTTACTAAAGCATTCCTTGAACTGGACAAAGCCTTGGCAAGACACCTCCACTTCTTCCCTCATG TGGTGAGCGCTGGCTCCACGGCCACGGTGGCCCTGCTGAGGGACGGTATAGAGCTGGTGGTGGGCAGCGTGGGGGACAGCCGCGCCATGCTCTGCCGCAAGGCCAAGGCCCTCAAACTCACCTCGGACCACACCCCCGAGAGGAAAGACGAGAAGGAGAG AATAAAGAAGAGCGGTGGCTGGGTGACCTGGAACAGTCTGGGGCAGCCCCATGTCAACGGCAGGTTAGCCATGACACGCGCCATCGGGGACTTTGACCTCAAGAGCACCGGGGTGATCGCCGAGCCAGAGACCAAGAGAATATCA CTGCATCACGTCCACGACTCGTTCCTGGCGCTGACCACAGATGGCATAAACTTCATCATGAACAGCCAGGAGATCTGTGATGTCATCAACCAGTGCCACGACCCCAAAGAGGCCGCCCAGAGGATCTCAGAGCAG GCGCTTCAGTATGGCTCAGAGGACAACAGCACCATTATCGTGGTTCCCTTCGGAGCCTGGGGGAAACAGAAGAACTCAGAGACCAGCTACTCCTTCAGCCGCAGCTTCGTGTCCAGCGGCCGCTGGGCCTAA